The DNA window CGCACATGAGGGAAAATAGCAAGACGTGAGTGAGGCTGGGATTGCGGCTGATGTCTGCTCGAGGCCCCAGCGGCTCAAAGTGTTTTCTAAATGCTCCTTAATCTCGCCATAAATGACATCTTTGCTTTCCAGTGAGAAGTGTGAAAAATGCAATATGTCTGAGCCAGTGCCTGTGGGATTGTGGTGCTTGTGTGACTAAGGAAACGGCTGTGTTGCTTCAGAGTCTGATGAGCTGAAAGTATTTTCTCACCATCTGTTGTATCAtgtttaaaacattttgatacCATATGCTACAGTATACACAGTCGCTTCAAGGTGCCATTAAACAGCTGCATAAACACTGTGAGCTTTCTTAAGGTGCTGATTCAAGCCGGAGTGGTCATCTCTCAGTGAGTTTTCTCCAGTCGTCAACAGTACTTTTCACAAGCCCTTTTAAGTGGTTTGTCAATATGCTGTTTGCTGCGCTCTCTCCAGCCTCGGACTTTTCTTAAATCAATACCATCCTAAAAGAGTGCACAATGTGGTGTGGTCACTCCTCAGACTGCAAATGTGCCAAAGCCATTAAAGCACAACTCCATTACAGCACAGGAACAAAGAGGCAAGTGCATCTTTGTACGCATGTGTCAACATACAATGACTGAAACGAGTGGCAGGTCCTAATTTGCACATTTCTGGACTGCTTGCCCATATGAGGTCCTTTAAGAaccagaatcagaatcagaatcagctttattgtcaatttcttcatccATAAAGACAGTGTGAAATTAAAGCCTGCATGAACCACATAGCCTACCTGCAACTAGTGGATCAACCCCAAAGGATATCCTCCCCTCATCTCATTATAAGCAGCCAGTGGTTAAACCCAGTGATTACAGAAAACACCAAGGGGAAATTATGCAACAGAGCTAATTCCATCAACAGTGACACAACAGAAAGACTAGAAGGTCAAAAAAAACTTCGTGGCAGCTGGTTCACACTGCCAGGACTGTGGCCTGAAGATGGAGGATCATGAGATTTTGGTCAAGAGAGTTggtcatgttttaaaaaaaacacaccaatgGAGCACCCTGGAGGTATACCACAATGCAATACCTTCAAATGTGTATTATGCTATAAAGATCCAATGGATCAGACTGATGAGTTGTGTGCTGTGCACAAATAATGATGAGATATGAAGACACAATGTGATTTTTGGTGGAAAGGTTTGCCTACCTGACGTCCAGCATCTCCTACCTGCTCTCTGTCCAGCGGCATCGCTTCATCAGCCCTAATTTGCCATTCAAGCAATCCAGCGTGCAGGACTAGCTGCATGTTGTGGTTGAGTGGGGCTGTTTCTGCTGACACTCTCAAAAGAGAATTTGAATCAGTATGTTAACAAATGCGCATTAaccattaaatttgtattctCCACAGTGTCTTACAGGAAAATTCGATCTCGCTACACATAGTGCTTTCTCCTGCTGTCCACTAGCCAATGAACCAATGAATACAAACCTAAATGATACCATGTATTGTATTTGGGTCATCGACTTAGACACTAACCAGGTAAGGATGGATCTTGGGAATTTTTCTCCCAAGCATGTGCCTCATAATTTTAGCAATATTGATACAATTTTGTCAGCACAGTCAAGGAGATTGGAAGAAACTTCTGTTATTGTGTGCAAAGAAATGAATAATTATCTTACAGCTGACTCAGTCCAATTGCAGCTTGCATGACAGAGAGGGAATAGCGAAAAAATGATGATGTACATTTCCTTGACTGGGCTAAAAGTTTAATTTATGAACAGTTTAGGCCTGCAGATTATATTCTTTTGACCATGCATTTTAAATCCTGTTTGCCCTGCCCAGGATCTTTAGATGTATAGGGAGATATTTGTGGTGTCAGCAATTGTGTGAGTAGCTGCAGGAAAGATAGAAAATTGATGAACAGACTACATCAATGAAAGGCCAATTTCACCTCAGATTTACCATAATGGTCCCAAGATAGAAACCTGACAGTTTTGCTAAAATTACATTCATTTCCTGAACCCAgcattggttttattttgtagcttGAGTATTATCATCACTCTCAGCCATGCACCATTACAGTTGCCATAGAAATATGATGCAAAATCAGAGTTAGTGGCGACATCGTGACTCATTATGATTACCCTGAAAATTCTACAAAAATGGTATCGTGTGGGGATGTCTAAAATTGGGAGCAACTCTGATCTGTGGCTGTGCATCGCTACAAAGAGCAGGGACTTCTAAATTATCTGCTATCTTGTGCATAAATACTTTGAGTTCCAAATTAAACCAGTTGCAGGAATTTGCACTTTGCGACCAAAGACTACAGATCGTTTAAGCGAACTGGACAGAATTCCAATTTAACGTGCACTTATTAGGGAAAAGATTTGCACGATAATCGACTTGATTCCATTCCAACAAAACCAGACCACAAATTTACATTCGTCTAAAATCACTGTTGGATTTCACTCgtttattgacatttatttccaaCGGCATTATTAAAACTATACTTCAAATTATAATGGCCGATGCCCTCCCGGTATGCACATAATTTGCTTGTTTGATTTACAGCAGTAATGTGACATTAGATAAATATTAATTCCCACATAACTGCAACACACAGCAATATACTGAGTAGTTTAGTCGAAATCTGTGCATGTCACACCTTTTGATATCTGGCACATCTGTATTGAAATGGTAAAATATGAACAGattatgtattttgtttctttattttagCATCTGCACAGCATTGAATCACCAGTAAAAAGAACAATCTATTAATACATCCTTATACTTTGTTACATGTATtatgattatgattattattattattactggtTGGAGGGTTTCTTAAACCTTTTTGGTCCAAGAACTAAATCTTTAGTTAGAAAtcaatgatttaaaaagatgaaaatagcCCCACAggtaacaaataaatacaaatatcttTATGGATAAATTATGTACCGCCCTGACCATTTTTGGTCGTTACCCAATTTTGAGAAAGATTGGGTTGAAATGGGTTGGGTTCAACTAGACTATGGGACAAGTTCCTTAGTTGGACTGTCGAATGAACAAGTTTGTATCCGAGCAGGGCCAAAGTGTCTTTGCACAGATTTTGCACAGTTCTGACAATATCATGGTCCAAACGAAGCCTCCAACTCGCAGCCGTCATTCTGGAGTCTCTGGTGGTGGAGTACTTGTAATTCCAATCAAATGGAGCAAACACATTACTGTTGGTGTTTCTTGTAATCCATGTCTGCACCCTGTCCTCCAACTCTAGGCCAATAAACTGATAGATCTTGTCAGCCATGTCTTTGGGGTTAAATGCTAAATCTTCATACCTCACTAAAAGATAACGGCCCTGCAGCCAAGCTGGTCTCGCCAATCCTGCTTCTGCGGATGCCACCATGTCCTGGCAGGTGCTTGTGATCTGCGATAGGTCCACATATCGCGGTTGCCGCCCCGTCGCGTTCCATATTTTCCAAGCCCGAAACTGATCTGAAAATGCTGTGATGCGTGAGGCGAGAATTGCTCTAGGGTCCCTCACCAGGTGGATGATCTTTAGGTCCAGACGTGGATCTTCAACCAAAGTTCGCAGGTCACTCACCTTGGGGATCCGAACTGTCTTTATGGCTA is part of the Syngnathus acus chromosome 6, fSynAcu1.2, whole genome shotgun sequence genome and encodes:
- the si:ch73-62b13.1 gene encoding carbohydrate sulfotransferase 1, which translates into the protein MECSWKTVLLLVCASLGVQYTAIRTLRDSLSGPCQGVYQCQSRHHRESNWRTLCDDSWMSMESPQKHILLFATTRSGSSFTGQLLNQHPEIFYMFEPLYHIQQAFTNSSGRIRRTLDRRALLGAYRDLLLNLYKCDLHFIESYIRPEPQDHVTNSFFRRSSSHALCSPPVCLEGGNGAALEPPEESWCTKKCGNLNLTLASRACLSRGHVAIKTVRIPKVSDLRTLVEDPRLDLKIIHLVRDPRAILASRITAFSDQFRAWKIWNATGRQPRYVDLSQITSTCQDMVASAEAGLARPAWLQGRYLLVRYEDLAFNPKDMADKIYQFIGLELEDRVQTWITRNTNSNVFAPFDWNYKYSTTRDSRMTAASWRLRLDHDIVRTVQNLCKDTLALLGYKLVHSTVQLRNLSHSLVEPNPFQPNLSQNWVTTKNGQGGT